One Gardnerella vaginalis genomic window, AAGTGATGGAACAGCTTGGAATTATAGACAAGGTGATTGATCAGCTTCGCGCTAGAGATAACCGCGTAACGTTTAGGATTATTGACTACGTTGAGCCAGAGCCAAGCGTTGAGACTGTTGAGCGCGGCGCGGAAATGATGCGCGAAGAGTTCCAGCCAGACACGATTATTGCTGTTGGCGGTGGATCTCCTATGGATGCTGCAAAGATTATGTGGCTCCTTTACGAGCATCCAGAAATTTCCTTCGCAGATTTGCGAGAAAAGTTCTTCGATATTCGTAAGCGCGCGTTTAAGATTCCGCCTCTTGGTGAAAAGGCTTGCTTGATTTGTGTGCCAACGTCTTCTGGAACTGGATCGGAAGTTACTCCGTTTGCAGTTATTACAGACCATAAGACTGGCTACAAGTACCCGATTACGGACTATGCGATTACGCCTTCGGTTGCAATCGTGGATCCAGTTTTGGCGCGCACACAGCCTCGTCGTTTGGCTTGCGATTCTGGTTTTGACGCTTTGACGCACTCTATGGAAGCTTTTGCTTCTGTTTATGCTAACGACTTTACGGACGCAATGGCATTGCATGCAGCAAAGTTGATTTGGGATAATCTTAACGATTCTGTGAATTCCAATGATTCCGAGCGCAAGATTCAAGCCCAAGAAAAGATGCATAACGCTGCTACTATGGCTGGAATGGCGTTTGGTTCGGCGTTCCTTGGAATGTGCCACGCAATGGCGCATACAATCGGCGCTTTGTGCCATGTTGCACACGGCCACACAAATGCAATTTTGCTTCCATACGTGATTCGCTACAATGGTCAAATTCCACAAGAGCCTACAAGCTGGCCAAAGTACAATCGCTACATCGCTCCAGAGCGCTACCAGCAGATTGCAAAGAATCTTGGCGTAGATCCTGGTAAAACTCCTCAAGAGGGCGTTGAGAATTTGGCGCGTGCTGTTGAAAATTATCGAGATAATCTTCTTAGTATGGATGCTTCGTTTAAGGCGTGCGGCGTGGATGAAGAATACTATTGGTCTTTGTTGGATCAGATTGGTATGCGTGCTTACGAAGATCAGTGCGCTCCTGCAAATCCGCGTATTCCTCAAATCGAAGATATGAAGGATATTGCGATTGCAGCGTATTATGGTGTTTCCCAAGAAGAAGGACATCGTATGCGTTTAGAGCGCGAATCTAAGTAGAATCTAAGTAATTTTAGATCACGAATATAAGTAATTATTGAATGATTATCTAAGTGATTCTCGAATGATTATTTAGATGATTATTGAGTGATTTATTGTATATTTAGTTGCAAATGGCAGAGGCTGCACTAGCTGTAGTTTCTGCCATTTTTCGTTGGAAAATAGCCGACACGCCCGATTTTTGTTAATCCAAGGTTGATGGTTTAATTACTTAGTTGCCTGTTTTTAAGGCTCGCATATTGTAATTCAAAAAAGCGAGCGCAGAAACAGAAATCGCAATTTTTGTTGATTTTTGTAGGCTGCGCACTGATGTGGAATGACCTTTAGTGTCTATTCTCCCGGTGCCCTTTGATACAGGTTGGTAAACAGTAAACGAATCGCTAGAAAGGGCGGACGGCAATGGCGGGACAGAAAATCCGCATCAGGCTTAAGTCCTATGACCATGAGGTCATCGACCAATCGGCGAAGAAAATCGTCGAGACGGTGACGAACGCGGGCGCCACAGTAGTGGGTCCGGTTCCTCTGCCGACCGAGAAGAACGTGTTTGTTGTTATCCGTTCTCCTCACAAATATAAGGATTCTCGCGAGCATTTCGAGATGCGCACTCATAAGCGCCTCATTGACATCGTTGATCCAACGCCAAAGGCTGTGGATTCTTTGATGCACATTGACCTGCCTGCGGATGTAAATATCGAGATTAAGCTGTAGGAAGGGGGGTAAATAATGTCGCAAAATAAGAATCGCACTGCTTTGCTCGGCCGTAAGCTGGGCATGAGCCAGGTTTGGGATGAGAACGGCCTTTTTGTCCCCGTAACTCTGGTTGAGGTTGCTACTAACGTAGTTACCGCTGTTAAGACCGAAGAAACTGACGGTTATTGCGCCGTACAGCTCGGTTATGGCCAGATTGATCCTACCAAGGTTACCAAGCCATTGGCTGGTCACTTTGCAAAGGCTGGCGTGACTCCTCGTCGTCACCTCGCTGAGGTGCGCACTGAAAATGCAGCAGATTACAAGCCAGGTCAGGAATTGACCGCTGAAGTATTTGCTGAAGGTGCCGAAGTCGACGTAACGGGTACTACAAAGGGTAAAGGCTTTGCTGGCACAATCAAGCGTTGGGGCTTCAAGTCTTACCGTCGTACTCACGGCTCGCACAAGAATGAACGTCGTCCAGGTTCTGTGGGCGCATGTGCAACTCCAAGCCGCATTTTGAAGGGCAAGCGTATGGCTGGTCGCATGGGTCATGTGACTTCTACTGCGCTCAACCTCACAATCGTTTCTTCGGATGTTGAGAACGGTATTTTAGCTATTAAGGGTGCTATTCCAGGACCTAAGGGTGCTATCGTTCTCGTCCGTTCGGCAGTGAAGGGAGCCTGATTTAAATGGCAAACGTAACTCTGAACGTAACTGACACCAAGGGCAATGCAAACGGAACTGTTGAAGCTCCTGCTGAGATTTTCGGCATCTCCAACGAAGACGTTTTGGCTCACGGTCCATTGGTTCATCAGGTCGTTATTGCTCAGCTTGCTGCTGCTCGACAGGGTACTCACGCGGTTAAGAATCGCGCTAATGTATCTGGCGGCGGTAAGAAGCCATGGAAGCAGAAGGGCACTGGTCGTGCTCGTCAAGGCTCCATTCGTGCTCCACAGTGGGTACATGGTGGCGTTGTACATGGTCCAGTTCCTCGCAAGTACGATCAGCGTACTCCAAAGAAGATGAAGGCAGCTGCTCTTCGTTATGCTCTTTCGGATCGTGCAAATGCTGGTCGCATTGCAGTTGTGGACTTTGGTATTAAGGATGTTCCATCCACCAAAGCAGCAGTTGCAGCACTTACACCAGTAACTAAGGATCAGTTCACCACTGTTGTTCTCTCTCGTGAAAACATCAATGAGTGGATGTCTGTTCGTAACATTCCAACGGTGCATGTGATCTTCGCTGATCAGCTCAACACCTACGATGTCATCACCGCTCAGTACGTAGTCTTCTCCAAGGAAGGTTTCGAAGCCTTCGTTGCAGCTAAGACCGAGCCTGAAGTTAAGGAGGCCTGATTTAAATGGTCGCAGTCCATAACCCAGCACATGACATCATTTTAAAGCCAGTTGTTTCTGAAAAAAGCTATGCAGCTTCCGATCGTGGTCAGTACACCTTCGTTGTAGCTCCAAATGCTAACAAGGTTCAGATCAAGCAGGCTATCGAAGAAATCTTCAAAGTCAAGGTAACGAATGTTAACACCTTGAATCGCGCTGGCAAGCTTAAGCGCTCTCGCACCGGCTTCGGTCGTCGTGTGAATCAGAAGCGTGCTATTGTCACCGTGGCACAAGGTCAGACAATCGATATCTTTGGTAACTGAAGGCTAGCCGAGAAAAGTAAAGGAATACTACATTATGGCTATCCGCGTTTATAAGCCTACGACTGCAGGACGTCGTAACGCATCCGTTTCGGACTTCTCCGAGATTACGCGTTCCACTCCTGAAAAGTCGTTGGTACGCAAACTCAGCAAAACTGGCGGTCGTAACTCTTACGGTCGCATGACTTCCCGCCATCGCGGCGGCGGACACAAGCGTCAGTATCGTCTCATCGATTTTAAGCGTTGGGACAAGGATGGCGTGCCAGCAAAGGTTGCTCATATTGAGTATGACCCTAATCGTTCCGCTCGCATCGCATTGTTGCATTATGCAGATGGTGAGAAGCGCTACATTATCGCTCCTGAAGGCATTTCCCAGGGAGATGTTATTGAGACTGGCGCCCAGGCTGATATTAAGCCAGGCAACAACTTGCCTCTTAAGAACATCCCAACTGGTACCGTGGTGCACGCAATCGAGCTTCGTCCACTTGGTGGCGCAAAGATTGCACGCTCCGCAGGTGCTGCCGTTCAGCTCGTAGCTAAGGATGGCGCTTACGCTCAGTTGCGTATGCCATCTGGCGAAATTCGTAACGTGGACGCTCGTTGCCGCGCTACAATCGGCGAGGTTGGTAACTCCGACCACGCTAACATCGAGCTTGGTAAGGCAGGT contains:
- the rplW gene encoding 50S ribosomal protein L23 yields the protein MVAVHNPAHDIILKPVVSEKSYAASDRGQYTFVVAPNANKVQIKQAIEEIFKVKVTNVNTLNRAGKLKRSRTGFGRRVNQKRAIVTVAQGQTIDIFGN
- the rpsJ gene encoding 30S ribosomal protein S10, which encodes MAGQKIRIRLKSYDHEVIDQSAKKIVETVTNAGATVVGPVPLPTEKNVFVVIRSPHKYKDSREHFEMRTHKRLIDIVDPTPKAVDSLMHIDLPADVNIEIKL
- the rplC gene encoding 50S ribosomal protein L3, producing MSQNKNRTALLGRKLGMSQVWDENGLFVPVTLVEVATNVVTAVKTEETDGYCAVQLGYGQIDPTKVTKPLAGHFAKAGVTPRRHLAEVRTENAADYKPGQELTAEVFAEGAEVDVTGTTKGKGFAGTIKRWGFKSYRRTHGSHKNERRPGSVGACATPSRILKGKRMAGRMGHVTSTALNLTIVSSDVENGILAIKGAIPGPKGAIVLVRSAVKGA
- the rplB gene encoding 50S ribosomal protein L2, which encodes MAIRVYKPTTAGRRNASVSDFSEITRSTPEKSLVRKLSKTGGRNSYGRMTSRHRGGGHKRQYRLIDFKRWDKDGVPAKVAHIEYDPNRSARIALLHYADGEKRYIIAPEGISQGDVIETGAQADIKPGNNLPLKNIPTGTVVHAIELRPLGGAKIARSAGAAVQLVAKDGAYAQLRMPSGEIRNVDARCRATIGEVGNSDHANIELGKAGRARWLGRRPITRGESMNPVDHPHGGRTRGGKPPVSPWGKGEVRTRRPKKASNKMIVRRRPNGKNRK
- the rplD gene encoding 50S ribosomal protein L4, which produces MANVTLNVTDTKGNANGTVEAPAEIFGISNEDVLAHGPLVHQVVIAQLAAARQGTHAVKNRANVSGGGKKPWKQKGTGRARQGSIRAPQWVHGGVVHGPVPRKYDQRTPKKMKAAALRYALSDRANAGRIAVVDFGIKDVPSTKAAVAALTPVTKDQFTTVVLSRENINEWMSVRNIPTVHVIFADQLNTYDVITAQYVVFSKEGFEAFVAAKTEPEVKEA